The Ziziphus jujuba cultivar Dongzao chromosome 1, ASM3175591v1 genome segment AATGCAGTGTTAGAAATTTTGCTTTCCATCCAATGTAGGCCACAAAAGGGCATACCAGAGTACATCATGCATCTATCCAGTTATAAAGTTAAGGCTCAGTTTCCTCATTTTCCCAGTTAAGGTTCTCAATGTTGATATTATATCATCAAATTGAGGATGTGAATTATGGCCTGTAAAAAATGTCGTGATGTTCCCATGTAATTCAATAAAACTCCAGCCAGGGAGTTTTTTTAAGCCAAGAGACCTCATTTGAGTCCATGCCTCACCAACGCCATCCCACCTATTCATTGAAGCATAGCTGTGTGCCAATTGTACATAGTTTCCTGCACCTGCAGGTTTCAACATGAGAAGATCTCTAGCAATAATGTCACCAAGTTCCTTATTACCATTAGTCCGACAACCATCAAGAAGTATGCCTAACACATCAACTGCAGGTTCTGGAAACATCCTTTTATAGAAGTTATATGCCTCCTCTACCCTTCCAGCTCGACTAAGGAGATCCACAATGCAAGCACGATGTTCAAGGTTTGGTGCAATACCAAAATCTTCAGTCATAGATTGGAATACACTCAAGCCCTGGTCTACAAGCCCATTGTGACTACAAGCAGAGAGGACAGAAAGGAAAATGACATGATTTGGTTTCATTCCAGAGCTTAGAAACTTTGAATACATCCTCAAAGCAGTCTCCCCTTTGCCATGCCAACCATATCCAGAAATGATTGAGCCCCATGAGACCAGATCCAAATCTCGCATTTCATTAAAGCACTTTTGAGCTGTATCTATGTCGCCACATTTAGAGTACATATCAACCAGAGCTGTGCCAACCAAGATGCATGGTCTAAGACAACTTCTAATAACAAAACCGTGGATCCACTTTCCCTGATGGAGTGCTCCGGTAGAAGCGCAAGCTTGGAGCAGGGAAACAACAGTTAATGAATCTGGTCTCTGAAGTGTTGTTTTCATCTCTGAGAAGAGGGTCAGGCCCTCATATAAATAGCCGTTTTGAGCATATCCATCAACTATAGCATTCCAAGAAACCAAATCCTTTTGGTCCATTCTTTGAAAAATGACCCGACTTTGATGCAAATGACCGCACTTTGCATACATGGTAATAAGAGAGTTTTGGGCAGTGATATCTAGATCCATTCCTTGTCTTAGCACATAACAATGAATTGAAGTTCCCAGATCAAAAGAACCCAGTTGTGCACAAGCGGCTAGAGCACTAGCAACGGTAGCAGTAGTTGGCTTTGTTCTTGATTTTAACATCTGGTGAAAGATAAACACTGCCCTGTCTGCATAATCATTCTGCACAAGCCCTGAGATCATTGCAGtccataagactacatccttaTTCGTGGTCTTTTCAAACATCTGAAATGCAACACTAATACTTTTAAGCTTCAAGTACATAACAATGAGTGATGTTTCAAGATGGGCATCCAATTCAAATATTGTTCTAATAATCTGCCCATGCACCAACTTTCCCAATTTAAGATTATTCTGTGTTGCTGTTGCAGAGACAATAGAACCAAATGTCTGTTTATCAGGCTCCAAACCTTCGACTTTCATTCTATGAAAAAGCTGGAAAGCTTCTCCAACATTCCCAGTCTGGCAATAACCAGCCATCAGAGAGTTCCATGAAACTATGTTTCTTTGATTCATAAATTCAAACAAGCACCTAGCATCCTCAATGCCTCCACACTTACCATAACCATTCAATATGGAATTCACCAAAGCATTATCAAAATCGAAACCATATGAAATAGTACAACCATGCAAACACTGCACGTGAGCAAGCTCTGAAATTCCAGGGAGCAAGCTTAACAAGGTAACTGAACTAGGTTGAATTCCTTGATTTCGCATTTCACTTAACAATGAAGCAGAGATATCAACATCTCCTGCACGTGAATAGCATCCGATAATGGCAGTCCAAGGGACAACGTTTCTATCAGGCATCATGTCAAATACTTTGCGGGCACTACGGATGTACCCAAACTTAGCATAGAAATTGACCAAAGAAGACGCAATGTAAGAATCAGATGAAAACCCATTAACAATGGCGCATTGATGGAATGTGCGGCCATATGAGAACAGGTCCAGAGAGGTGCACGCTTTGAGCAAGCTAGGGAAGGTGTAAGAGTCTGGAGCGGTGTTGGTTTTGAGCATAGAGGAGTATGTGTAAAGAACTTCATGGTGAGAGCCTTGGGAGGAGAGACGGTTGATGATAGCGTTGAAAGATTTGGTGGCGGTGGTGGTCGGAGTTGAAGTCTGAGGTGGTGTTTTCAGAGCATTGAAGAAGGAAGGGTTTAGCTTGTTCATAACTCATGCTAGGCGGCAAAAGAACACCATATTAAACCTACTGTCGAAAGAGTTCAATTTCAACTTACAAACGATCATTCCCTCTCAGCGTCCATGAAAAAACGGCAAGTCGTTTAATGCCGACGACAACATGTGGCCCTTTGGCAGGTCCATCTTCGTATATTCCTCAACATCAGGCGTTTGTGGTAATTAGCAAGAGGCtcatagcaaaaataaaaaagaataccCCATAGAGAGCTTTGTTGTTGCCAACATAAACATAGAGTGAGGATATATTAAAAATGGTGAATGTGGCttcttaataaataatttaattaaaaatcaattctaATTTGGCAAATGacattttttagaatttttttatccaaaatttttcaacataaaatgaaaattaaattcccGACCCAAATCCACGTTATAAAAtcttattaattcttttatgaATTAATCCATATTCCATAAGTAATATTATTCGTATCTCTGATAAGACTTTTAACGAGACGATAGCAatgcattcaccaaaaaaaaaaaaaaataaataaataaataaaaaaaggtagcAATGCAAACTTTCTAATCTTTTCTTTGCTGCCCTTTGTGACACGAGAGCATACTTTGTTCCCCAAGTCTTTAAGGACCCTGACCAATAAACATACCGAACGAGTGGTTGGATCAGAGCCTGATTTGGTCTCAGTTAAGGAGTACCAGTTCTCATTCATTTTGTTTTGGTCAAGAGTATCGGTTTTACTTCGTTTTAGCATTCTTACAGCAATATTGTGTTGGTATATGTAATTTCCAAAACCGCGCAAAATGAACAGCTTCATACCAAGTCTACAGAATTCGAAGTTTTGAACCATGCTTGTGTACAATATTTATTAAGCTTCATCTTTTCAAGTACACAGACAACAGATCAAATGGTCATCAAATGACATATAACTTTGGTACACCTTGCCAAAAATGGGAGCACAATAATATTACAAGAATATTGTTCAATTGGAGCTAAGttgattctttctttttatattcCCTTGGCCCAAATATTGTAGATCCAATTCTTACGTTTGTACTGCCCATTTCAATCTGCAAGATCAAGAAGCTTGGTTAATAATAGAATACTTGACATTGCGTACAGGCACAACTTCCGCTTCATTTAATCCCTTAGTTAACTGGTTTACAAAAAGAGCTAAATTGTCTGTCTTTTACAGTGGGTTTACGGGGAAAGCTTAAGGCACTGTGAATAAGCCATGCCATAAGTCTAGTGCTTAAATTGATAGTGTTGATTATTTCATAACCCAGCACCTAGATACCCtaaatcaaaattccaaaaccaTCTTTCGCTCAAGGgaggaaaatattaaaaaataataattaaaataaaaaaaaaaattaatcttgaCATTCGAAAATGGTAGTAAATGATAGAAAAACAATGGTCCTTACAGCTAGTTCAAAGTCTCCAGACATGCCCATTGACAGTTCACATTGCTCTTCCGTTATTCCAAGTGCCTTGCAAACCTCACTTCTGCAGTTTGCTAATGTCTGACAAGACATCATGCTTTGACTTAAGAAAAATTTATCAACATGCAAAATGAAAAGCTTGAGAAACTagtaaaatagataaaatgcAAAGTGGAAACATCACCTTGAAATTTTCAGGGGTTGATGTATAGTCCAGCATGCCAATTGTCATTAGACCACAAAACTCAAGGTTCGGACATTTCAAACTAACATGCTTTGCAAGCTCCACACACCCAGAGGGCTCAACACCAGATTTCGCTGCAAGGGTTCAAGAGTGAGATGTTGTCTAAAATACTTAATGAACAACTAAAATGTTTTGGAGCAAATGACACATCGTAGGGAATATGAAACAATTTCATGCTTTTCACTCCAAATGTAGTGGACAACAATGGCAAAGGTTTACGTTACAAACGGATCTCTGTcctgaagaaaaaatatattatgcaattttaaaaattaggttAATCAGAAATATTTTCAAACTTGAAACATGGGAATATGTTAGAACAAATGCTACAGAAAGTTGAACCAAGAACTGTAAACATCTAGGAAATGTACACAATATGATACATACAGATGCACCACATTGCCAAACAAAGCACTAGTGCAATTGGACTATGGCTTATCTCACAAAATAGAACAACCATAAAGTCACTGAGCCTTGGTGAATTTAGCTATTAGCTTCTTGAGGGAATTCAGAGGTCATAGTACTTCAGAGCTAATGATGGGAATcaaaaattctttaaaaccATATCGTATAATGCAAAATCTACATAATAACTTTGGAGGAAATATACATAGTTCCACAAGTCCAAAATAAACACGGTATCTATTCAACTTACATGTTTCTCCACTAGTATTAACTTGGACCATGACCTTCAAGGGCTTCCTCCCTATGCTTGCAACAGCACGCTCAAGATGATTTGCAATCTGTAAAATATATCGGTCATAGTATTATGGATAAAATAACATACCAAAGCCTCAGCTCGGTATAAAGTAGAGAGTATAATATAGACCTCATTTCAATAGATAGAAAATGACCTTGCATTACAAAAAAGAAGCAACTGGTAAGTGCAAAACATATAATGAAGCACTTTGCTTTACATGAAAACCCACAAACTGTAGGCATAAAACCATTTGTATAATACAATTGTAATGAGATAAAAAAGCATTACCTTTTCATCATCCACAGTCTCAACCATTGCAAGGTTTGGTACACCAGCTGCATGACATAAGAATTTAGATAAGTAGCAAAAACACATTACATTCCTCGATCATGCATTTaaagtggggg includes the following:
- the LOC107420797 gene encoding pentatricopeptide repeat-containing protein At4g04370; translation: MNKLNPSFFNALKTPPQTSTPTTTATKSFNAIINRLSSQGSHHEVLYTYSSMLKTNTAPDSYTFPSLLKACTSLDLFSYGRTFHQCAIVNGFSSDSYIASSLVNFYAKFGYIRSARKVFDMMPDRNVVPWTAIIGCYSRAGDVDISASLLSEMRNQGIQPSSVTLLSLLPGISELAHVQCLHGCTISYGFDFDNALVNSILNGYGKCGGIEDARCLFEFMNQRNIVSWNSLMAGYCQTGNVGEAFQLFHRMKVEGLEPDKQTFGSIVSATATQNNLKLGKLVHGQIIRTIFELDAHLETSLIVMYLKLKSISVAFQMFEKTTNKDVVLWTAMISGLVQNDYADRAVFIFHQMLKSRTKPTTATVASALAACAQLGSFDLGTSIHCYVLRQGMDLDITAQNSLITMYAKCGHLHQSRVIFQRMDQKDLVSWNAIVDGYAQNGYLYEGLTLFSEMKTTLQRPDSLTVVSLLQACASTGALHQGKWIHGFVIRSCLRPCILVGTALVDMYSKCGDIDTAQKCFNEMRDLDLVSWGSIISGYGWHGKGETALRMYSKFLSSGMKPNHVIFLSVLSACSHNGLVDQGLSVFQSMTEDFGIAPNLEHRACIVDLLSRAGRVEEAYNFYKRMFPEPAVDVLGILLDGCRTNGNKELGDIIARDLLMLKPAGAGNYVQLAHSYASMNRWDGVGEAWTQMRSLGLKKLPGWSFIELHGNITTFFTGHNSHPQFDDIISTLRTLTGKMRKLSLNFITG
- the LOC107419867 gene encoding uncharacterized protein LOC107419867; amino-acid sequence: MATSAAMDGVAADALRTVLNRVQQAADRSGRVAQSVRVVAVSKTKPVSVLRQVYDAGHRCFGENYVQEIVEKAPQLPEDIEWHFIGNLQSNKVKPLLTGVPNLAMVETVDDEKIANHLERAVASIGRKPLKVMVQVNTSGETSKSGVEPSGCVELAKHVSLKCPNLEFCGLMTIGMLDYTSTPENFKTLANCRSEVCKALGITEEQCELSMGMSGDFELAIEMGSTNVRIGSTIFGPREYKKKEST